The Candidatus Cloacimonadaceae bacterium genome includes a region encoding these proteins:
- a CDS encoding helix-turn-helix domain-containing protein: MAPMNTNTAEELIPMSIFNDERNYRTDEIADILRVDRSSVYRWIRDIANPLPAFRTKENGQLRCKGRDLNAYLDRHKVRPEYE; the protein is encoded by the coding sequence ATGGCACCTATGAATACTAACACAGCAGAGGAGCTGATCCCCATGAGTATCTTCAATGATGAACGCAACTACCGCACGGATGAGATAGCTGATATCCTCCGGGTTGACCGTTCCAGTGTTTATCGCTGGATACGGGACATCGCCAATCCTCTGCCTGCTTTCCGTACCAAAGAGAATGGTCAGCTGCGCTGCAAAGGCAGAGACCTGAATGCCTATCTGGACAGACACAAGGTAAGACCTGAGTATGAGTAA
- a CDS encoding DUF3164 family protein, whose protein sequence is MDTPKTKKTADRTKTDANGQSIPISIIKPEIIKQDTVVTKTIERAKKLQDRIIKDKAKLFEEVELYLEEVAEKNGLEWKGNAILNSFDGQCRVEIRFKERIQFGIELQLAKQKIDECLKEWSADSNVNLRAIISEAFQVDKKGEIAKYCILRLRRYNIKDPVWKQAMELIDQAIQVVSTKQYITFYEKDESGQQRQIVLNFSNL, encoded by the coding sequence AAAACCGCCGACCGCACCAAGACTGACGCAAACGGACAGAGCATCCCCATCTCGATTATCAAACCGGAAATAATCAAGCAGGATACCGTAGTGACCAAGACCATCGAAAGAGCTAAGAAACTGCAGGATCGCATCATCAAAGACAAAGCCAAGCTCTTTGAGGAAGTGGAGCTTTACCTGGAAGAGGTAGCCGAGAAGAATGGACTGGAATGGAAAGGCAATGCCATCCTCAATAGCTTTGATGGACAGTGCCGGGTGGAGATCAGGTTCAAAGAACGCATCCAGTTTGGGATCGAACTCCAACTCGCCAAGCAGAAGATCGATGAGTGCCTGAAGGAGTGGTCAGCCGACTCTAACGTCAACCTCAGAGCCATCATCAGCGAAGCCTTCCAGGTGGATAAGAAAGGCGAGATCGCCAAGTACTGTATCCTGCGCCTGCGTAGATACAACATCAAGGACCCGGTCTGGAAGCAAGCTATGGAGCTTATCGACCAGGCAATCCAGGTTGTATCCACCAAGCAGTATATCACCTTCTATGAGAAAGATGAGTCCGGACAGCAGCGTCAGATCGTGCTCAACTTCAGCAACCTATAA